CGCGCTGCTGGTCATCCCGGCCGCCACCGCCCAGGTGCTCACCGCACGTCCGGCCCTCGGCCTGCTGCTCGGGGTCCTGCTCGCCCTCGCCGCCTGCTGGCTCGGCCTGATCGCCGCGTTCTACCGGCCCTACCCGCTCGGCTTCTTCGTGACCACCTTCGCCTTCGCCGGGTACCTCCTCGCCCACCTCGCCCGCGCGGTGGCGGGCTTCCTCGGCCGCGCCCCGCTGCCGACAGGAGCACCCGCATGACCAGCGTCCTCCACCAGGCCTTCTTCCAGCACGCCCTGCTCGCCGGCACCGCGATCGCCCTCGCCTCCGGCCTGGTCGGCTACTTCCTCGTGCTGCGCGCCCAGACCTTCACCGGCGACACCCTCAGCCACGTCGCCTTCACCGGCGCGATGGCGGCCCTCGCCGGCGGCTACGACCTGCGGCTCGGCCTGTTCGCCGCCACCATCGGCGTCGCCCTGCTGCTCGGCCTCCTCGGCCGGCGCGGCCGGCCCGACGACGTCGTCATCGGCACCCTGTTCTCCTGGATCCTCGGCCTCGGCACCTTCTTCCTCACCCTCTACACCACCCATCGCAGCACCACCCAGGGCAACGCGGGCATCAGCGTCCTGTTCGGCTCCATCTACGGCCTGAGCGGCGCCCAGACCGCGATGGCCGTCCTGGTCGCCGTGGCGGTCAGCGCGGCCGCGCTGCTGATCGCCCGGCCGCTGCTGTTCGCCACCCTCGACGAGGCCGTCGCCACCGCGCGCGGGGTGCGGACGGGCGCGCTCGGCCTCGGTTTCCTCGCCCTGGTCGGTGCCTGCGCCGCCGAGGCCACCCAGGCGGTCGGCTCCCTGCTGCTGCTCGGCCTGCTGGCCGCGCCCGCCGGTACCGCCCTGCGCCTGACCGACCGTCCGTACCGGGCCCTCGCACTCTCCGCCGCCCTCGCCGTGCTGGAACTGTGGGCGGGTCTCGCACTGAGTGCCGCCGCGCCCAGACTGCCGCCGAGCTTCGCCATCATGGCGATCGCGGCGGCCTGCTACGGCGCCTCCGCCCTGGTCCGCCCGGCCGTCCGCCGGGCGACTCGCCGGGCCACGGCCTGACCGGCGGAGGGACGACGTGACGAGGACCCGACGGACACCGGTGCCGGCCTGGCGGTCGACACCGCAGCAGGCGCTCGTCCGGAAGTCGCTCGCCGCCAGCCCCGGCTTCGTCAGCGCCCAGGTGCTGCACCGGCGAATGGTCACGGAGGGCGGTGCGGTCGGTCTGAGCACCGTCTACCGGGCCCTGGCCGCACTCACCGGAGCCGGTCTCGCGGACATCGTCCGGGACGACTCCGGCGAGCGCCTCTACCGTCACCGGCCGGAGGCCCACCACCAGCACTACCTGGTCTGCCGCCGCTGCGGTCGCAGCCTCGCGGTCGACTCCGAACAGGTCGAGGCCTGGGCCGCCCGGATCGCCGAGGAGTCCGGCTTCGGCGACGTCCACCACACCGTCGAACTCGCCGGCGTCTGCGCCGGCTGCACCACCGTCGACTAGGAAAGCGAACCGAGTGACCACCACCCACCGCCCCCTGCCCGTCACCGTCCTGTCCGGCTTCCTCGGCGCGGGCAAGACCACCGTGCTCAACCACGTCCTGCACAACCGCGCGGGCATGCGGGTCGCCGTGATCGTCAACGACATGAGCGAGATCAACATCGACGCGGCGCTGGTCCGCGACGGCGGAGCCGCGCTCTCCCGCACCGAGGAGCGGCTGGTCGAGATGACCAACGGCTGCATCTGCTGCACCCTGCGCGACGACCTGCTGGAGGAGGTGGACCGGCTCGCCCGGGACGGCCGGTTCGACTACCTGCTGATCGAGTCCAGTGGGATCTCCGAGCCGATGCCCGTCGCCGCCACCTTCTCCTTCGCCCGGGACGACGGCGCCACGCTCACCGACGTCGCCGCCCTGGACACCATGGCCACCGTGGTCGACGCCGCCAACTTCCTGCCCGAACTCGCCCGCGGCGACGAGCTGGCCGCGCGCGGCCTCGACCAGTACGAGGACGACGAACGAACCGTCAGCGACCTGCTGATCGACCAGGTCGAGTTCGCCGACGTCATCGTCCTGAACAAGCTCGACCTGGTGGGCGAGGAGGAAGCCGTACGGCTGCGGGCCGCCCTCACCCGGCTCAACCCCGCCGCCCGGATCGTCCCGGTCCGGCACGGCCGGGTGGACCCGGCCGAACTGCTCGGCACCGGCCGCTTCGACGTCGAGCGCGCCCAGCAGGCCCCCGGCTGGGTCGCCGAACTCAACGGCGACCACATCCCCGAGACCGAGGAGTACGGCATCTCCAGCACGGTGTTCCGCGCCGAGCGGCCCTTCCACCCCGGCCGGCTCTGGGAGTTCGTCACCGAGGACCTGGAGGGCGGCGCCTACGGCACCGTCCTGCGCTCCAAGGGCTTCTTCCGCCTGGCCACCCGCCCGCACGTCACCGGCCTCTGGTCCCAGGCAGGCTCCGTCGCCCGCTTCGAGCCCGCCGGCGTCCACGCGGACGGCCAAGGCCAGGAACTGGTCTTCATCGGCACCGCACTGAACGCCGACGCCCTGCACGACCGGCTCACCGCCTGCCTGCTGGCCGACGGCGAGCCGATTCTGCGGGATGAGGACCCGTTCCCCGCCTGGGAGGCGCACGGCGACTGCCCCGTTTAGGCCTACTGGTCCGCGGGCGGGATGTCCCGGTAGGGGGCACGTGGCTGGGGGACGGCGTGCTGTTCGGTGACATCGATCCGCGGCGCGGCGGTGGCGGGCGCGTCCGGGGTGGGCTTCCAGGTGCCGGTGAGGTCCACCCAGCTGTCGGCGGCGGGGGCCGGGCCGGAGGCGTGCACCAGGACGCGCAGCCTCCTGGCGTCGGCCGCACAGCAGCTGACGACCAGCCGGTTGAGGTACCACTCGCCGGGCTGCGCGCCGGGGGAGACGAAGCCGGTCAGGCGGACCTTGCGGCCGGCCAGGCTCTTCTGCGGGTCGCGGCTGCGGCCGATGAACTCGGTCAGCGACATCGGCGTCGGCAGCGTGACGGAAGCACCGGAGGCACCGGCCGCGCTGCCCGGGGCGGCCGGCTGCTCGGACAGGTCGGTGTACCTCGCCGGCTCGACGACGGCGTCCGTGCCGTCCCGGGAGGCGGTGAACGAGCCGAGCGGGGGCGGGGTGAGGCAGAGCAGCAGCACGGCGGGGACGGCCAGCAGCCAGGCCACGCGCGGGCCGTGGTCGTGATCGTGCCCCTTCCCGTGTCCGTGTCCGTGTCCGTCGTCCGTGACGGGCCGGAGCCAGACCGCGTTGCCCTCGGCGTCCCGCCCGAACCGCATCACCGGCTCCTGCCGGTTGGCGGTCACGCGGCGCACCACGCCCGCGATCCCGAGCCCGAGCAGCACGATCCCCGAGGCGATCAGCGGGATCCGCAGGCCCTCCTTGACGTACTGCAGGAACACGTCGCTGCCGACGGTGATCCGCAGCAGGGCCGCGCCGACCAGCGCGACGAGCAGGGACGGGGCGAGCCCCCGGACGGTGGCCTTCACAGTGGTGGCCTTCACAGCGCGCCTCCGATCACGATGCTGGCGAGGACGGCGACCAGGAAGGTCGCGCTGGAGAACCGGAGCGCGAAGGCGCGTCCGAACGCGCCCGACTGGAGGGCGATCAGCTTGAGGTCGACCATCGGGCCGACGACCATGAAGGCGAGCCGGGCGGTGGGGGAGAAGCCGGTGAGGGAGGCGGCCACGAAGGCGTCCGCCTCGGAGCAGACCGCGAGGATGACGGCGAGGAAGGCGAGGACGGGCACGCCCAGCCACGGCGAGTCGGCGAAGATCCGCAGCACCGACGGCGGGACGAGCACGTTGAACGTCGCCGCGGCCGCCGCGCCGACCACCAGGAAGCCGCCGGCGTGCAGGAAGTCGTGCTGCAGCCCGCGCCGGAACTCCTCCAGCGGGTTGCGCGCGCCGCCCTCGCCGTGACCGGCCGAGCTCTTCGGCAGCCGCAGCCACTCCGGCCGGCCGAACGCCACCCAGAGCCAGCCCATCACGACCGCGGTGGCGAGCGAGGCCAGCAGCCGGGCCAGCACCATCTCCGGCTTGCCGGGGAAGGCGATCGCGGTGGCGACCAGGACGACCGGGTTGATCGCGGGCGCGGAGAGCAGGAAGGCCAGGGCGGCTGCCGGGGCCACTCCGCGCCGCATCAGGCTGCCGGCCACCGGGACGGACGCACACTCGCAGCCGGGCAGGACGGCGCCGGCCACCCCCGCCACCGGCACGGCGAGCGCCGGGTTCTTCGGCAGCACCCGGGTGAACACCCGTTCCGGGACGAACGCCCCGATCGCGGCCGACACCACGGTGCCCAGCACCAGGAACGGCGCGCCCTGCACGACGATTGCGACCATGACCGTCCGCCAGGTCTGCACACCCCCCGCGTCCCACACCGTTACCAACGCGGCCGCCGCCACGACCGCCGGTACTCCGATCAGCAGCGCCGACCTCCAGCGTGGTGGCGGGGTTTCCGCCGGTGCCACCGGGAGGTGCCGGACGCTGCCGAGACTCGTCTCCACCAAGGTGACCGCCCCTCAGCCCACTCGCCGCCGATCCGCCGACGAGACCTGTCTGCTCACCGTCATGTCCGGGGAGCCGGGGACAGAGTAGCGGTGATAATCATATTCATCTAGGTCTTCTGCGCCGTTCACCCGATCGGTGACCTGTGGGCGCGGGTGACGCTCCCGGCCGTGCGACGGCCCCGTGCTCGGCGCGTATATGAGACGTAGATGGCGCCCTGCGATAGTCGGTCGCAGAACAACTCGCACGCCAGGTGTCACCCACGGGCTCCTGGACGAACAGACAGGGATCCCCCGTGCAGCGCATCCAGAAGTCCGTCCCGCACCGTCTGGCCTTCCTCGTTCCCGCCGCCCTGGCCGCCGTCCTGGCCGTCCTGGGAACCGTGGCCGACACGGGCCACTCCGGTGACACGCGACCGGCTTCTTCGGCCGAGCGGTCCGACAAGGGGACCTCGGAGTTCAACACCAAGGCCTGACGGCGTCCGGACGCCGCCCGCTGCGATCTCCGGCTCAGACCGCCGGAAGCGGGGCAGCGGCGGTGTCCAGGATCAGGCGCGCCTGCGCGGCCTCGGGCAGTCCGGCCCGGGTGAAGACCTCCAGCGCCTCGCGGGAGTGTGTCAGCGCGTCGTCACGGTGGCCGGCGTCGAGCGAGATGCGGGCGTGGATCAGCAGGGCGTAGCCCTGGTCCCGGTAACGGTCGGGCACGGTGCGAAGGTGGGCCACCGCCTTGGCCGCCGCGTCCAGCGCGGGCTCGGTACGGCCGAGAGCGTTCAGGGTGTCCGCGTACCGGTAGCGTGCCTGTGCCTGCTGGCCCGGTATCCGTACGGTCTCGCAGAGGTCGAGGCACTCCTCGTAGGTGGCCAGCGCCTCGTGCAGGCGGCCCAGTTCGTGCAGGGCCTGGCCGCGGACGCACAGCGCGTGTGCGACACCGTGGTGGTCCGCCAGCGCGCGCAGCGCGTCCAGCGCCTCCTCGCAGGCGGGCAGCGCCTCGGCGGCGCGACCGCCGCGGATCCTGGCCAGTGCGGCGTTGAGCGTGATGGTCAGTGCGCCCGAGCGGTGCCCCTGCTCCCGGGCCAGGGCGAGCGCCCGGTCGAAGCACTCGGCCGCGTCGTCGTAGCGCTGCTCGAACTGGGCGATGACGCCCAGGTCGTTGTACGCCTGCTGGAGGATGGCGCGGTCGCCGGCCCGGAGGCACGCCTCCACCGCCAGGTGGGAGTTGGCGCGCGCGTGGGTCAACCGGGTGGCCTGGAGGGCCGCGTTGCCGCAGATGAATCGGGCGCGTCCGGCCGCGCGGTGGTTCCCGCTCAGCGCCGCGGCCCGGGCGAGTGCCTCGGCGGTGACGGCGATGCGTGCGTACGGGATGTCCTGGCCGAACGAGCTGAGGGCCACCAGGAGGTCGGCGGCCACCGTCAGCAGCTCCGATTCGGCGCCGTCCTGCCGTCGGAGCGCGAGCTGGACGGCATGGAGCGCGAAGTCGAACTCCGCGACGACCCAGGCCCGGGCCTCGGCCAGGTCCCCGAGCCGTTCGTCGCCCGGCTCCGCGGTCGTGGCGGTGAACGTGCTGTGCACCGGGTCCCCGGGCACGATCCGCTGGAAAGCCTCGGCGGCCATGCCCATCAGGTGGTGGAGCAGGCGACGCTGCACCACGCTGTCGTCCTCGTCCGGGAGATCGGTGTGCGGCCCGGTCAGGTTCAGCGCGAAGTCCCGGCCGAGTTCGTGATGCCGGTACCGGCCGGGTTCCGGCGATTCGAGCAGCGCGGCGTCGACCAGCGCTTCCAGCAGCGTCTCCGCGTCGGCCTCCGCCAGGTCCAGCGCCGCGGCCGCGGCGGCCAGGCCGATGCTCGGCCGGGCCACGGAGGCCAGCCGACGGAACACCTCCGCCTGTCGGTCCGTCAGCTGGCGGTAGCCGAGTTCGAAGACGGCGGCGACCGCCAGGTCGTCGGCCCGCAGTTCGGCCAGTCGTCGCCGTTGGTCGGCCAGCCGGCCCACGAGGTGTGCCACCGTCCAGCCCGGCCGGGCCGCCAGCCGTGCGGCCACGATGCGCACCGCGAGCGGCAGTTGGGCGCACGCGCCGACGAGCGCGGCCGCGGCGGGCCCTTCCCGGTCGATCCGCTCCGGGCCCACGATCTTCCTCAGCAGGCCCAGGGCTTCCGCCGGGCTGAACTCCGTCAGCTGGACGTGGCTGCCCGACAGCAGGCCGGCGAGGCGGGCCCGGCTGGTCACCATCACCGCGCACCGGGCGGACCCCGGGAGCAGGGGTTTGACCTGGGCGGTGTCGCGCGCGTCGTCGAGCAGGAGGAGCACCCGGCGTCCGTCGAGGACCGTCCGGAACAGCCGGGCCCGGTCGTCCAATGAGCCGGGTATCTCCCGCCGAGGCACTCCCAGGGCGGCGAGGAGACTGGCCAGGACCGTTCCCGGATCGGCCGGGTCCGTGCCGGTGCCGCGCAGGTCGGCGTAGAGCTGGCCGTCGGGGAACTCCTCCTTGACCTGATGCGCCACCCGCAGGGCCAGCGCGCTCTTGCCGATGCCGCCCATCCCGCTGACGGTGGCGACGGCCAGGGCGGTGCGGTCCCGGTCGGCGAGGGCGTCCGACAGGGTGGCGAGTTCGGCGGTCCGGCCAGTGAAGTCGGCGATGCGGGCGGGGAGTTGGGCCGGGCGGACGAAGGGGGGCGGACCCGCTTCCCGGGCGTCGCCGGCCTCCGCCCGCGCCGACGCCGCCCCGGTGCCGGCGGGTGCCGGTGCCGGGCCGGCCAGTTCGGGGTCGCAGGCCAGGATCCGGCCGTGCAGCGCGCGGAGTTCGGGGCCCGGGTCCAGCCCGAGTTGGTCCGCCAGCACCTCGCGCGCCCTGGCGAACACGGCCAGGGCGTCGCCCTGACGCCCGGCGGCGTACAGCGCGCGCATCAGGAGCCCGTACGGCCGCTCGCGCAGTGGCTCCTCGTGGATGAAGCCGGTCAGTTCAGGGACCGCCTGGGCGTGCCGCCCCCGCAGGACGTCGAGGTCGAAGCGCTCCTCCAGCAGGTGGAGGCGCAGCTCGGACAGGCGGGAGCGCTGGTTCTGCGCGAACGGCCCCGGTACCCCCGCCAGCGGCTCTCCCCGCCACAGCGAAACGGCCTCGGCCAGCGACTCGGCGGACGCGTCGTAGCGGCCCGCCTCGCGAGCGCGCGCCGCGTCCGCGGCCAGCTGTTCGACCCGGGAGGCATCGACCGACGCCGGCGGCACCGTGAGCCGATAGCCGTCGTTCGCGGACGCCAGCACCTGCGGATCGAGGCCACCGGCCTCCAGGAGCTTGCGCAGCCGCCACACGTACGTCCGCAGGATCATCACCGCGGAGTCCGGTGCCGCCTCGCCCCACACGGCGGTGATCAGTTCGTGGAGGGGAACCACATGGCCCGAACGGAGAGCCAGCGCGGCCAGGGTCGCCTGCTGCTGGGGCGGGCCGGCGGAGACGACGGGCCCGCCGATGCGCATGCCCACAGGTCCGAGCACGAAGAATTCCACAGTCCCCCCGAGGCTGCACAGCTCTCACCGGCGGCTGGTCTCCAGTTCTGGGTGCACGCCGGTGTCGTCATCCTAAGGGGCAAGATCATGACATTGACACGTCACCCGTCGGGTGGCTCCTGCTCACGGGCCGGGAACGGTCAGACCCAGCCGAGCCGGGCCGCGCGCAGGCCGGCCTCGAAGCGGCTGCGGGCGCCGAGCCGCTCGATGATCGACGCCATGATCCGCCGGGCGGTGCGGGCCGAGATGTGCAGTTGGCCCGCGGCCGACTCGTCGGTGTGGCCCTGCGCGAGGAGGGCCAGCAGACAACGTTCCTGCTCGTTCGGCACGTACGAGGCATCGGACGTGTCGCTGCCGAGTGGTACGGCCGCTCCCCACTCCCGCTCGAACAGGGCGAGCAGCGGGGCGATCATGCCCGGTGCGGAGAGGAAGAGCGCGCCCTTGCGGCTGTCCCCGGGATCGATCGGCACCAGGGCGTACGCCCGGTCGACCACCACCATGCGGGTCGGCAGCGCGGCGGCCGTACGGAACTCACCGCCCCGCTCGACCAGGGCGCGGGTGTAGCGCAGGGTCGCGGCGTCGCCGCGGACGGCGTCCAGGCCGATGGTGCGGATCGCCACGCCGCGCTGCAGGACGAGGGCGTCGTTGTGCAGCGCGGCCTCCAGCGAGGCAGGGGACTGGGGCCCGCCGGGCATGAGGGTCAGGATCTCGTTCCCGGCCTCCAGGGCCAGGCGCTCCAGCCGCCGCTGCACCGCATCGAGTCCGGCCAGCCGCTCGACGCCGTCCGCCTGCTGGGCGCCGCCGCCCGCGCCGGCCAGGATCCTGATCAGGGCCTGCTGGCTGCCCGCCGCCTGGCGGTGGCTCCGGACCAGTTCCTCGTGCTGCTGCTCCAGCAGCCGCTGCATCCCGAGGACCGGGTCCACGACGGTGAACCTGCTGGGGGCCTCGAAGGACGCCTGGACCAACTGCAGCGCGAACAGCCTGTCGAGGCAGTCGCGGATGCGGTCGGGCCCGACGTCCAGCTTGGCCGCGAGCTCGTCCACGCCCAGCGCCGTGTGGCTGAGCATCTCTTCGTACACCGTCTGGTCCAGCGTCTCCAGGCAGAGCGTCACGGACACCGCCTTCCCTCCTGTGGTCACCCGGTGGATCCGCGTCCAGCCTGCCCGCCGGGCATCTACGAGCCATACACGGCCAGGTCTACGCAGGTGAGCGGATGTCACAAAGCGGCCTGGACGGTTTTGCCGGTCCTGAACCCGTTCCCCCGGAGGAGTCCGGGCGGCGAGGATGGACACGTCGCCCCGGCCGGTGCCGGGCGCCCGCCGGGGGCTCACCCGGCCACCTCTCTCCCACTTCCGATGAGGGCACCGCCATGACTTCTCGCATCCACGTCGTCCGTGCGGCCTGCGCCGCTGCCATCGTCCTGGCGACCGCCGTCGCCGGGCAGCCGAGTGGGCAGGGGCACCCGCAGGTGCGCGCCGCGGGGGCGCTCCACGCGGCAGGACCGGCCGTGGCCGCCGACGGCCTCATCTGGGACTGACGCAGCCCGGCGTGGAGCTGACCCTCATCGCGCTCACCCCCGCCGACCCGGTCGTGGTCCGCCCGCCGGACCGCCGCCGGATCATCGATCTGCTCTGGGCCGCGGCAGCCCCCGGGGAACGCCTGGAGCACGTCAGCGTGCAGGTTCGCCCGCACGGCATCCGCCTCGGGATGTTCACCGTGGCGACGCCCGGACTGACCGCCGGAGACGCCGCGCTGGCCATCTGCCGCCGCGCGCTCGCGATCTCACCTCCGCTCAGCGGCTGGCGCATCGCCGGCGACCCATCCCTTCGACACGACGTCATCCGTCACACGACGCAAGAGGAGCATCCGTGACCAACCCCTTCGAGGACGAGGACGCCACCTACCTCGTCCTGGTCAACGAGGAGAACCAGCACTCCCTGTGGCCCGCCTCCCTCGCGGTCCCCCCGGGCTGGACGGCCACCCACGGCCCGGCCGGACGGCAGGACTGCCTGGACCACATCGAGAACACCTGGACCGACCTGCGCCCGGCGAGCCTGATCGCCGCCCTCAAGGAGGCGTGATCCGATGCCGATCCAGCGCACCGCCCGCCCCCGGCACTACCTGATGTGCCGCCCCTCCCACTTCACCGTCGACTACCGCATCAACCCGTGGATGGATCCGGCCAAGCCGACCGACACGGCGCTGGCCGTCCTGCAGTGGGAGCGGCTGTACGCCCTCTACCAGGAGCTCGGTCACACCGTCGAACTGGTGGAACCCGTACCCGGCCTGCCCGACATGGTCTACTCCGCCAATGGCGCCACGGTCCTGAACGACCGGGTCCTGGTGGCCAAGTTCCGGCACGCCGAACGCGTCGCCGAGGCGCCCGCCTACCAGGCGTGGTTCGAACAGCACGGCTACACCGAGGTGCACGCCCCCCGCCACGTCAACGAGGGCGAGGGCGACTACCTGGTCGTCGGCGACCGGATCCTGGCCGGCACCGGCTTCCGCACCGACCCGGCCGCGCACGCCGAGGCCGAGCAGGTGCTGGGCGCCCCGGTGGTGAGCCTGACCCTGGTGGACCCGCGCTTCTACCACCTGGACACCGCGCTCGCCGTGCTCGACGACGACGAGATCATGTACTTCCCGGGCGCCTTCTCGCCGGAGTCCCGCGAGATCCTGCGCTCGCTGTACCCCGACGCGCTCCTCGCCACCGAGGCCGACGCCGAGGCCTTCGGGCTCAACGCGATCTCCGACGGGCGCCACGTGCTGCTGTCCCAGACCGCGCGCGACCTCATGGCCCGGCTGGCCGAGCGCGGGTTCGAGCCGATCGGCGTCGACCTCTCCGAGCTGTTCAAGGGCGGCGGCAGCGTCAAGTGCTGCACCCTGGAACTGCGCCACGCCGCACCGGCCCCGGACGGTGCGCAGTGACCGGCGTACCGACGGACAGCTCACCGGTGAGCGGAGCCCCCCGGGGCGGCGCCCTCGACTGGCGCACGGAACCGGGTGCCCCCGCCACCGTCCAGGCACCCGAGCTGGCCGACGCGGCCGAAGCCCGCGCCTGGCTCGCGGACCACCACGACGACCTGCGGGCCGGACTGCACCGTCACGGGGCGGTGTACCTGCGCGGGCTGCCGGTCCGCAGCGTGGAGGACTTCGCCCTGGTCCGCGACGAGCTGATCCCGCGGGCGACCCCGTACCGGGAGAAGGCCACTCCGCGCAGCGACTTCGGCGGCGGTGTCTTCTCCTCCACGGACCTGCCCGCCGGACAGGCGATCAGGCCGCACAACGAGAACAGCTACACCCTGACCTTCCCGGGGCTGCTGCTCTTCGGCTGCCTGACCGCGCCCGAGGAGGGCGGCGCCACCCCGGTCGCCGACTGCCGCGAGGTGCTGCGCACCCTTCCGGCCGAGCTGGTCGAGCGGATGCGCGCGTCCGGCTGGATCCTGACCCGCACCTACTCGGAAAGCCTCTCGGTCGCCTGGCAGTCCGCGTTCGGGACGGAGTCCCCCGAGCAGGTCGAGAAGTACTGCGCAGAGAACCACATCTCCTGCGCCTGGGATGCGGACGGCCGGCTGCGCACCAGCCAGCTGCGGCCCGGGGTCGTCCGGCACCCGCACACCGGAGAGGACGTGTGGTTCAACCACCTGGCGTTCTGGAGCCGGTTCTCCCTGGACGACGAGATCCGCGAAGTCCTGTTGGACGAACTCGGGCCGGACGGGCTTCCGTTCGACACCGGGATCGACGACGGCATCCCGCTCACGGCGGCGGACCTGGAGAGCATCAACACCGCGTACGAGAACGCCACCGTGCGCCGCGCCTGGCAGCCGGGCGACCTCCTGCTGGTCGACAACGTCCTGACCGCGCACGCCCGCGACCCCTTCCGGGGCGAGCGCCGGATCGTGGTCGCCATGGGCGAGCCGGTCTCGGTGTACGACTGCGCACCGATCGTCGCCCCGCGCGCGACCGCCACCACGGCGGTGTCCCATGGCTGACCCGCAGGCCCTGGTGCGCCGGTTCGTGCAGAGCGCCCGGTCGTTCCCGGACCGGGCCGCCGTGCACGGCGCCGACGGGACCCTCACCTTCGCCGAACTGGGCGAGCGCACGGCCCGGCTGGCCGGGGCGCTGCGCGCGCTCGGCATCGGCCCTGGCGACCGGGTGGGGGTGAGCGTGCCCAGGGGAACGGACTGGGTCGTGGCCCCCCTGGCCGTCTGGCGGGCGGGCGCCGCCTACGTGCCGCTCGATCCGGCGTACCCCGATGACCGGCTCGCCTTCGTCGCGGCCGACGCCGGACTGCGCGCGGTGATCTCGGACACCGGCCGGCCCTCGTGGGCGGACGGCCTGCCGGTGCTGAGCCCCCACCAGCCGGGCCGGCCGGACGAGGAGCCGGAGGACGCCGTGGGTGACTCGTCCGCCCCGGCGTACGTCATCTACACCTCCGGGTCGACCGGACGTCCCAAGGGGGTGGAGGTCGCGCACGCGGGTGTCGCCGCACTGGTGGCGGGCCTGGAGGAGCGCGGCGTCTACCCGACCGGGCACCGGGTGGTCGGATGGAACGCCAGCCTGTCCTTCGACGCGTCCGTGCAGCAGTGGGTCAGGGTCTGCCGGGGGGACACCCTGGTCGTCCTGACCGACGAGGACCGCACCGACCCCGGCCGGCTGGACGCGCTGCTCGACGAGCACGCCGTGACGGACCTCGACTCCACCCCGTCCCACTGGCAGCTGATCGGTCCGCGGCTGCGGCCCGGCCGGGCCCTGCGGCTGCTGCTCGGCGGCGAGCCGGTGCCCGAGCAGCTGTGGCGGTCGCTGGCCCGGTCGGAGTCGCCGGAGGCGTGGAACCTCTACGGCCCGACCGAATGCACCGTCGACGCCACCGCGACCCGCATCACCGGGGACGCCCCACGCCTCGGCGACAGCCTGGCCCACGTGCGCGCCCATGTGCTCGACGGCGCGCTCAGGCCCGCCACCACGGGAGAGCTGTACCTGGCCGGTCCGGCCGTGGCCGTCGGGTACGTCGGACGGCCGGGACTGACCGCCGAACGGTTCGTCGCGGATCCGTTCGCCGCCGACGGCACCCGGATGTACCGCACGGGGGACGAGGTCCGGCGCCGGCCGGACGGCGCACTGGAGTTCCTCGGCCGCACCGACCGCCAGGT
The genomic region above belongs to Streptomyces sp. 1331.2 and contains:
- a CDS encoding metal ABC transporter permease; its protein translation is MTSVLHQAFFQHALLAGTAIALASGLVGYFLVLRAQTFTGDTLSHVAFTGAMAALAGGYDLRLGLFAATIGVALLLGLLGRRGRPDDVVIGTLFSWILGLGTFFLTLYTTHRSTTQGNAGISVLFGSIYGLSGAQTAMAVLVAVAVSAAALLIARPLLFATLDEAVATARGVRTGALGLGFLALVGACAAEATQAVGSLLLLGLLAAPAGTALRLTDRPYRALALSAALAVLELWAGLALSAAAPRLPPSFAIMAIAAACYGASALVRPAVRRATRRATA
- a CDS encoding TIGR03943 family putative permease subunit: MKATTVKATVRGLAPSLLVALVGAALLRITVGSDVFLQYVKEGLRIPLIASGIVLLGLGIAGVVRRVTANRQEPVMRFGRDAEGNAVWLRPVTDDGHGHGHGKGHDHDHGPRVAWLLAVPAVLLLCLTPPPLGSFTASRDGTDAVVEPARYTDLSEQPAAPGSAAGASGASVTLPTPMSLTEFIGRSRDPQKSLAGRKVRLTGFVSPGAQPGEWYLNRLVVSCCAADARRLRVLVHASGPAPAADSWVDLTGTWKPTPDAPATAAPRIDVTEQHAVPQPRAPYRDIPPADQ
- a CDS encoding AfsR/SARP family transcriptional regulator, with the protein product MLGPVGMRIGGPVVSAGPPQQQATLAALALRSGHVVPLHELITAVWGEAAPDSAVMILRTYVWRLRKLLEAGGLDPQVLASANDGYRLTVPPASVDASRVEQLAADAARAREAGRYDASAESLAEAVSLWRGEPLAGVPGPFAQNQRSRLSELRLHLLEERFDLDVLRGRHAQAVPELTGFIHEEPLRERPYGLLMRALYAAGRQGDALAVFARAREVLADQLGLDPGPELRALHGRILACDPELAGPAPAPAGTGAASARAEAGDAREAGPPPFVRPAQLPARIADFTGRTAELATLSDALADRDRTALAVATVSGMGGIGKSALALRVAHQVKEEFPDGQLYADLRGTGTDPADPGTVLASLLAALGVPRREIPGSLDDRARLFRTVLDGRRVLLLLDDARDTAQVKPLLPGSARCAVMVTSRARLAGLLSGSHVQLTEFSPAEALGLLRKIVGPERIDREGPAAAALVGACAQLPLAVRIVAARLAARPGWTVAHLVGRLADQRRRLAELRADDLAVAAVFELGYRQLTDRQAEVFRRLASVARPSIGLAAAAAALDLAEADAETLLEALVDAALLESPEPGRYRHHELGRDFALNLTGPHTDLPDEDDSVVQRRLLHHLMGMAAEAFQRIVPGDPVHSTFTATTAEPGDERLGDLAEARAWVVAEFDFALHAVQLALRRQDGAESELLTVAADLLVALSSFGQDIPYARIAVTAEALARAAALSGNHRAAGRARFICGNAALQATRLTHARANSHLAVEACLRAGDRAILQQAYNDLGVIAQFEQRYDDAAECFDRALALAREQGHRSGALTITLNAALARIRGGRAAEALPACEEALDALRALADHHGVAHALCVRGQALHELGRLHEALATYEECLDLCETVRIPGQQAQARYRYADTLNALGRTEPALDAAAKAVAHLRTVPDRYRDQGYALLIHARISLDAGHRDDALTHSREALEVFTRAGLPEAAQARLILDTAAAPLPAV
- a CDS encoding GTP-binding protein, which produces MTTTHRPLPVTVLSGFLGAGKTTVLNHVLHNRAGMRVAVIVNDMSEINIDAALVRDGGAALSRTEERLVEMTNGCICCTLRDDLLEEVDRLARDGRFDYLLIESSGISEPMPVAATFSFARDDGATLTDVAALDTMATVVDAANFLPELARGDELAARGLDQYEDDERTVSDLLIDQVEFADVIVLNKLDLVGEEEAVRLRAALTRLNPAARIVPVRHGRVDPAELLGTGRFDVERAQQAPGWVAELNGDHIPETEEYGISSTVFRAERPFHPGRLWEFVTEDLEGGAYGTVLRSKGFFRLATRPHVTGLWSQAGSVARFEPAGVHADGQGQELVFIGTALNADALHDRLTACLLADGEPILRDEDPFPAWEAHGDCPV
- a CDS encoding permease, whose protein sequence is MVETSLGSVRHLPVAPAETPPPRWRSALLIGVPAVVAAAALVTVWDAGGVQTWRTVMVAIVVQGAPFLVLGTVVSAAIGAFVPERVFTRVLPKNPALAVPVAGVAGAVLPGCECASVPVAGSLMRRGVAPAAALAFLLSAPAINPVVLVATAIAFPGKPEMVLARLLASLATAVVMGWLWVAFGRPEWLRLPKSSAGHGEGGARNPLEEFRRGLQHDFLHAGGFLVVGAAAAATFNVLVPPSVLRIFADSPWLGVPVLAFLAVILAVCSEADAFVAASLTGFSPTARLAFMVVGPMVDLKLIALQSGAFGRAFALRFSSATFLVAVLASIVIGGAL
- a CDS encoding Fur family transcriptional regulator, producing MTRTRRTPVPAWRSTPQQALVRKSLAASPGFVSAQVLHRRMVTEGGAVGLSTVYRALAALTGAGLADIVRDDSGERLYRHRPEAHHQHYLVCRRCGRSLAVDSEQVEAWAARIAEESGFGDVHHTVELAGVCAGCTTVD